CATCAATGAACAAGCTGGACCACCGCCAACTTCAAAGATTTTAATTGGCTGAATCACTGCTACCAGGATATGACTTGTGCCAACTGTCGTAGTGCAATCTAGACCTATGCCACGTTCTGATGGGACCAAATTCTAGGCATAACCAAGTGATCAGACACTCAAACACCCTTTGAATTCAGACATTGAAACAGCATGGTACATAAACAGCAGCAATAGCCTTATATTGTTCTGTCTACAGAGGCTTTAAGTTATAGGATGAGTAGGAGTCATCTGTAGTTACCCATTGATTTGGACTAATATAGCTTAATGCCACGAGCTTGCTTTACTCCATTTCTAGTAACACTAGCCTCAACATGGTCACACCTTGCTGCCAAAATGCAGTTTATGGATGTGTGCTTCGATTATTCAGGCCCCATCCTGCAGAAGTTGACCAAAAGTGGCAGGGTGGCCACAGTTAGAATTGCTGATCACCCCTTAAAGACCAACACGTCGTAAGTGACTAGGATGAAAGATATTCAAATGCGTCGCACAAAGCATTTACCTAGCCAACTTAGTTACCAAATAAAGTCCTCACTTGTGATATAATCCCCAAACTGGATGCAGCCACATCCCATAACAATCAGGACAAGGTACAGATtgtaagaaaatatttattaagAACCAGACTGAATTATATTCACAAATACCGCAATCACTTCCGATTCAGTCAGTGGTTGCATTTGTTCCTGTGGAGAAAATAAAATTAAGTTAGATCTCATCTAGGAATATGACGTGTAGAACAGATTTCTCCAACTCATACCATTGTATGGAGAGTGACTGGGGTCTGGGCCTAAGTGGTTCCTTTAGGCTGGTTCATTTGCCAGCTGAAGACTTTGACATATTTAGCCCTAGGGTTGATGCCAGGCATTTCCCTCCCAGGACTAAGGCCTGTGTTGGAAGTAGTTGTGGAGGTCAACGGTCTTCTGGTAGTGGGTGGAAAGGTGGGCTGAAAGGCTATGATTGGACAGAGAGTCAGGTGTAAAAAGCTGTAGCAGTTTTACCACCCTCTTTAGCTGCACAACTACCCCACACTTACTTTTTACAGGAACTCTAGTCAAGATGGTGCCAACTCCTGGAGAGTCTGCATCAAACCGCCAATATGCAAACAGCTTGTATAGGTCACTCAGTGGATAGACACACCGAACTGTCACCCTAAAAAGAGAACTGAACATTAAAGCCACAAGTGCCTGTAGTGGGAGTTAATGACTGACGTAAATATTTTTAATTCAACCAATGAGGTAGTAGATTATCAGTGAAGTCACGTACACAGAGGCAGTATCCCTGGTTTTGACTGGTGCGTTCACAGATTGGCCCTTGTGCTCAACGTCGATATCATTTTCGTAGGTAACATGCTGATGGTCAACCTAGATGACAAGTGGACGTCACAAGCCTGAACATGATTCATTGAATATCAAACTGTTGCAAGTCATGTCTAAAAATGAAATGGTTGTTCCCTTGTCTATATTTCTCATGAGGCCTGACACCTGTCAGTCAAAGTCTGAATATTAATTTAAATATTCAGCCTGTATGCTGACAGTTTGAGATGGAGGATTGCTGATCTCGTGGACCGATTCTGCGCCTGAACCAATGACGGGATGCCTTGATAACAGCAGTAGTTCAGGCGTTTATTTGGATGCATCAGGATTGGGCAAATTCTAAGACATATGTAACCAGAACTAAGTCATGCATCTGAACAAACTAAGCAAGATGAGTTCTGGGTTCCCAGATTAGATGCTGACAACCTTATTTGAAGTAGTCACTGGTAGGGCCAGTCACTTGATCATTTGAACGATTCAAACTGTATGGGTTGGACAGTTATACCTGGACCCTGGTACCACAGGTGTGGAGTCCAAAGCTAAAGAGCACCCTGGTGTCATCCGTCTCTTGAGGCCTGCAGGTGGAGTCCAGGAGAAAGGTTCCGTTGGGTTCAGCTCCAGGGATGTCCAGAGTCACATCAGTAACCACTGTTACCACCCCTTCAGTGGAACACACTAGATAAAGTTGTGTTAGAGCTGGGCTAGAACAAAGTGAATGATCAACACTAAACAGTCAGGCAATAAATTAAGTTGCAGGCAAAGATGAGGCACTAGTAGTTACCTATGACCTCAGTAGTCTGGAAGAGACAAGCTTTGGCCAAGGAACTCTTGACCTCCAAGGTCTTAGGAAGTCGTGAGTGAATTTCAAATGAGCCGTAGAAATGCTTCAAATTGATGTCCTGGGAAAAAAAGAGAAGGTACATTTGAATTATAACTCCTACTTGAGCCAACGACAAGCCAATTTAAGCGCTTGACCAATGAGCATCGCACCTTATAAGTGTAGCCAACAGAGAAGAGTGGCACTTCCAGGGTCAGACTCTTGCTGTCATTCTGCATGATGTAGCCCCGCTTGGCTGCCAGATTTGTGGTCAGAATGTATGGGCCAACACCCACCTCCCACAGGTAGTCAAATGGCTTATGGTCCATCTGGAAACTGATGCTTTTCTCATTGCAGACGCCTTTGAAGACCGGAGGAACTGACGAAGAGAAGAGCGGCCCAATAGTTTAGTCAATAGTGCCAAAATGACAGCGGGGGTAAACAGTGGTAGATCGCTGGGCTGCGTCCACGTTAGGCAGTGGTCAGAACCAGAAGGCTCAGAAGACCTTCAGAAATATCACTTCCAGCCCAGGTCTCTTACTAAAGTTCAAGTCAACTTACAGACATCATTGAACTGAGCCACGACTGAGGCCAGGTAGTAGAAGGGCTCCTCTTGAGGCAGGATGACCAATGTGTAGTTGATGTCCATCGAGAACTGAAGAAGCCCCTCTGGAGAGTACTATGGATATGAACACTCATTGAGAAACAAAATCTTACAGCCACATATTAGGGGTGAATCTGAGGTCCCCAAAACCCATTGGAAAATGTTGAGGAACCTTGGATCTCCTCCAATGAGAAGTGTCATGAGAATTTTCTATCCCAATGATTATAACTACAAGCAAGCTTTGACCAATTcccgaggtttgtaagaccctgGGTTTAATAAATAGGAaaagactcagcttatgcaaaaGGTAGTCCTTTATTCACAAGAAGGTGCTAAGAAACCTATAATGCACACAGCATTATAGGGGGGGGGACTTTCTCCTGTCCTTGGTTTCACAGTACTAACACATGTGTTGTCAGTTCCTCTTTATCACACAAACACAATGTTCCCACTGTCTCACAATATTCTAGTATTGTGTCTAAACACATCATCTAAGCTTCTTTAACTAGTAGGGTGAAATACTTCAGTCATAACTCTTAATGTCATTCAGATTCTCTTACTACTTCAAACGTAAATTCCCTTATCAAGAAGCCATGAGGAAATACTGAGAAAAACCAGTAGTTCATTAGAGAATAAAAATAAGTCTCTCTTTACCAGCTTGTGAACAACGGCatcctcaaatggcaccctgagAATGTAGGCATGTAGGGTACTATTGGGCTGGGGGACCATGGTTATGACGAGGCCACTTTTATTCGCCTCTAGTATGGTGAAGTTGTGACCATTGAGCGTCACAGCCACCAGGTCAACATCGTAGGAGAGGTTCCCCAGGTAAACAGTAAACACACGATCCTCAAGGACCGTTTCTGTGGTTGGGGGGGGTGACAAGTGTCATTAGCAATTATGACCATGGAGCTGAAGAGCCACTTCGGATAGGCTAGTAGAACTTACGGTTAATGATGGAGAGGTGCTGGATCAGAAGGGGTGTGTTCATGGGCCTGTGGAGGCGGAGTCTGGTCTCCACACCACAGTCATCAAGAAAGATTTGTTCATAGTAGAGATGGACCACATAGAACTCACGGTACATGTTGCCCATCACAAAGCTCTGGAAGAGTTGAAACCGTTATGAAGCATCTGCCATTAGGTTATATGGTACAAAGTAGAATATTCAAGGTGTACAGAGGACATGAGTGACTGAAGTCATTTGCAGCTTCTCTGCATCAGAATACAAGGTAAGCGTCTGCATGTGAAAGGTCAGATGCCGGCCTAGTAAGCTACTAACTTTTCTGTATCCTCCGGCAGCATTGAAGGGGATTCTGATCTGGACAGTGGTGTCACTGATGTCCAGGCTGTAGCCTCGCTCTGATGGGATGGGCTCATCCAGGAGCTGCCCATCCACCCCCATTGAGATCTTGATGCTCTCCAACCCAGAGAGGCCAGAGACCAGCGGGGACAGCAGAGTGGGGGTCTGCCAGACCAGCCCCGCTCCATCATACATCCCTTCATCTGGAAAGAGATTACAAGTGTTAAGACCCTGTGAGCAATTCTTCCTCTGCAACCGAGTGATCAAAACATCTCACAGATCTGAAATAACTT
This Oncorhynchus clarkii lewisi isolate Uvic-CL-2024 chromosome 21, UVic_Ocla_1.0, whole genome shotgun sequence DNA region includes the following protein-coding sequences:
- the LOC139379212 gene encoding uncharacterized protein is translated as MCDVERFFHQFHVKAEDQDYLRFLWWENGDRESQPSVYRMKVHLFGAASSPGCTNYGLKHLAAEGRGSFSEKSIQFIERNFYVDDGLTSVSSEAEAAQLVKEARELCSIGKLRLHKFISNGKEVIAIIPKEERAEGAKDLDMALGKQILQQMCRDKIDRDDPLPDDLRSQWEFWLQGLQNFSEVRIQRGYLPSSFKEVQSYELHHFSDARAVETACRDRYLLVTTQLSFAGNKPRFEAVDADGVHPITKQYGSECGYMFSILPLPGHAELRASYFSCHTDNQDDEVFTFSFNLITIDANGVEATYSVTATCSLPLPWSPREVSCEENYMEVSMRSDVSCLSGTTDAWTAALAKAHSSATSTWQVMFQQEGQQLIPMSFSEARELGYVFHLTQGRLVFRSPYTPRSVMGSVSMINGSVVEVVHPILFSRQRWVVMMVDWIVACSTNEGMYDGAGLVWQTPTLLSPLVSGLSGLESIKISMGVDGQLLDEPIPSERGYSLDISDTTVQIRIPFNAAGGYRKSFVMGNMYREFYVVHLYYEQIFLDDCGVETRLRLHRPMNTPLLIQHLSIINQTVLEDRVFTVYLGNLSYDVDLVAVTLNGHNFTILEANKSGLVITMVPQPNSTLHAYILRVPFEDAVVHKLYSPEGLLQFSMDINYTLVILPQEEPFYYLASVVAQFNDVFPPVFKGVCNEKSISFQMDHKPFDYLWEVGVGPYILTTNLAAKRGYIMQNDSKSLTLEVPLFSVGYTYKDINLKHFYGSFEIHSRLPKTLEVKSSLAKACLFQTTEVIVCSTEGVVTVVTDVTLDIPGAEPNGTFLLDSTCRPQETDDTRVLFSFGLHTCGTRVQVDHQHVTYENDIDVEHKGQSALVALMFSSLFRVTVRCVYPLSDLYKLFAYWRFDADSPGVGTILTRVPVKTFQPTFPPTTRRPLTSTTTSNTGLSPGREMPGINPRAKYVKVFSWQMNQPKGTT